In Streptomyces thermolilacinus SPC6, a single genomic region encodes these proteins:
- a CDS encoding type II toxin-antitoxin system VapB family antitoxin codes for MAKVNIALDAELVVEVMVLSGVGNPQDAVELVVRDYIQRGHRTEARVVPREDELHRPHRPEPQDQG; via the coding sequence ATGGCCAAGGTGAACATCGCGCTCGACGCCGAACTCGTCGTGGAAGTCATGGTCCTGTCGGGCGTCGGCAACCCGCAGGACGCCGTCGAGCTGGTCGTCCGCGACTACATTCAGCGCGGCCACCGCACCGAGGCCCGCGTCGTCCCCCGCGAGGACGAACTCCACCGCCCCCACCGCCCCGAGCCCCAGGACCAGGGCTGA